Within Fusobacterium gonidiaformans ATCC 25563, the genomic segment CGTTACTCTTTTCATCAAGAGCGATTTTTTTCAAAATTTGCTCTATTTTTTTCTTTCTTTTATTAAGTTGAGCTTCCAGTTGTTTTCTTAACTTGACTAAAGTTCCAAAAATTTTTTCTTCCTGAAAATAGAATAGAATCGCTTCTTGAAGATCGGAAAAAGAAAGAACCTCATCATAATCTTTAGGAACCAAACCTAAAAAATTTAATAAAACGATATTACCATTTTTTCGATATAATTGGATTTTGGGAGCTCCTGTTACTAGGAGATTTAAATCTTCAGGATTCTGTAAAGATTCGGATAATAGTTTTCCAACTCCTTCAACCGTTTGAAAATATGGTTTTTCCGTTGTTCCTGTAATTTCATTCGGAGAAATTTTTGTAGAAGGGAGAGTTTCATAGTGAGCTCCCGGAAAAAGATTTCTCGTTTGCACTTCGTCTAAAGAAAAACGTTTTAATAAATCTAAAATTTTGTAATCTTGATTGCATAAAAAAAGATTGGAATTTCTTCCCATTAGTTCAAAGATTAAGAAATATTGTTTGTAATCTCCCAACTCTGTCAGTTTGGAAAAGCAAAATATCAGTGTTCTATCCCAACCTACTTGTTCTACTTGATAGAGGAAACTGTTCATTAAATGTTTCCGTAAAGTATTTAAAAAAGAAGAGACGGATTCTTCCAGAACCGTCTCTTTATCTTCTGTGACATAACAAATAGGTAATTGAGGATTGCAAGATAGAACGAGAACTTGTTTTCCAAAATGTAGAGAAAGAGAGGTATCCGTATTTTGAAAAATACGATTGATTTTTCTCTTATTTAATTTCTCTTCGATATCTTTTTGTAAAAAGGAAAGAGAAATTCCGTCTAAATAAAGCATAATTCCCCTTTCTGTTTTAGTCAGCTTTGATTCCGATTAAATTTTTTGCATCTAGAATATCTAATTTTAATTCTGTACCATCTTGTTTTTTCAAAATAATTGTTCCCTTATCAGAACTTTTTTTTGTAATGACTACTGTAAAATTTTCGATTCCTTCAGAAGCGAAGTAGTTTTGTACAATAGGAGTTCCTTTAATTTCTACAACAGAAACTTTGGTACCATGTTCAAAATCACAAATTGGTAATGGCTTGAAGTAGTCTGTTTTGTTTCTCAATGCTTCTAGGATATCTTCAAAAACAGTAATAAAGTGATCTAAGTCTTTTCCTTTGATATTTTCTGTAATAGAAGACATAATCATTTTATGATAACTGTTGTGGTATGCTAGAGCTTTGATTCCTTTATCTGTTAAAGATACGAATACTTTTCTTCTATCATTTTGAGATCTTTCTCGATTTAAGAATCCTTTTTCTGATAATTTAGAAGCCGCTACTGTTGCAGTTCCCATTGTAATTCCTAAACGTTCTGCTAATTCATTCATTGTTAAAGATTCATGCCCTACAGATTCAATAATATGAAGTTCTGTGTGAGTTAGGCATTTGATTCCTCTTTTTAATGCCATATCCTCTGTTTTATAGAATAATTTATAAAATTCTTCCAATAGATCATTTACTTTAATAAAATTTACGGTCATTTTTTTCACTCCTTACTTTTTATTTTTTAGATTTGCAATTCTTTCTGCATAGTTTCCTGAAAATACATAAGAACCAGCTACAAACGTAGTAGCTCCTGCTTCGATACACGATTGAATGGTGGCATCTGTAATTCCACCATCGACTTCAATTTCAATATCTTCTCTCATAGCACGAATGGCTTTGATTTTATCTACCACGGCCGGAATAAATTTTTGTCCTCCAAAACCGGGGTTAACGCTCATGACTAAAACCATATCCAGATCTTGAATGACATATTTTAACACTTCTTCTGAAGTAGAAGGATTTAAAGATACGGCTGCTTTTACTCCAAAGGCTTTGATTTGTTGAATGACTCGATGTAAATGGATTGTAGATTCTGCATGTACTGTAATAATATCAGCCCCTGCTTTCACATAATCTTCAATATAACGTTCCGGTTTGTCTATCATCAAATGAACATCAAAGATGAGATTCGTATATTTACGAATTGATTTAATAATAGGTGGACCAAATGTTAAATTTGGTACAAAAATACCGTCCATTACGTCAATATGAATATAATCTGCCTTTGCCTGGTCAATTGCTACGATTTCTTCTCCTAGTCGGCTAAAATCACTAGATAGAATTGAGGGAGCAATTTTAATTTCCATAGTTCCACCTCTCTGTTTTTAATTTATGATATATGTTTGTAAAAAATTGATAACGTTCTTGAGAAATTTTACCATCTTCGACTGCCTTTCGGACAGCACAGGACGGCTCATGAATATGATGACAGTCTCCAAACTTGCAAGGCTTTCCGACTTCAAATTCTGGAAATAGTTTCATAAGTTGCTCAAAATTTTCAATCAAAGGAAGTTCTAAGGAAGAAAATCCAGGAGTATCAATAATATATCCTCCTTGAGGAAGAGCAAGTAAACGAGTATCTCGTGTGGTATGTTTTCCTCGCTGTAATTTTTTACTAATTTCTCCTGTTTCTAACTCTTTTGCTTCTTGTAAAAGATTGATTAAGCTAGATTTTCCAACTCCGCTAGGGCCTCCAATGGCAGTAATTTTATTTTGAAAAAATTCTTTTAAAACTTCAATTCCTATTTGTTCTTTTTGAGAAATAAAGAAAATAGGAATGGAAAGATCTTTTAAAAAATGAAATTGTTGTTGTAAGTCTTGAAGTTCTATTTCTGTCAATAAGTCAATTTTATTGATGATAATACAAGGGCAAACTTTTTCATACATACTATGTAAAAGTAGCATATGTAAACGAAAAAAATCAAGAATAGGATTTTTCGCGGCAAATTGAATGGCTAGATAATCAATGTTTGCTACGACAGGTCGAGTCAATTGATTTTTTCTTGGATAAATTTCTATAATAGAATTCTCTTCTGAAATTTCTACATAGTCTCCGACCACACAGTTGTGCTTATTTTCTTTTTTCTTTAAAATACCACGCAATTTACATTCTATTATGCTCTTTTCGGTTTCGACATAATAGAATCCTTGAATTTTATGAACGACAATACCTTTGATATTAAAACCTCCCTATTCACTTACAATCAAATCAATTTTTGTAGATAAGTCTACACTTCTTCCTGCCGGAATACTTGTTCCAATCACAAATCCAGGCTCCGTATTTTCACTCGCTTTTCGGATTATTTTTCCTAGAAGTAGCTGTTCGGATTCTAAGATAAATTTTGCATCTTCTAGCGGGTATCCAATGATATCAGGAACTTTCAAGTTTAAGTCACTCGAACTTGCAGAGCCGCTTACCAAGAAAGAAATTTTGCTTCCTTTTGCTATCGCTTGTGATAAATCAGGATCTGTTGCTAAAATTTCATTGTAAGGCAAATCCTTTGGAATGTATGTAATCTTATCCACAATAAGTCCTTGTTGTTGCACTAAGGATTGAGCGGTTAATAGATTTGTTCCAACCAGAGAAGGAATTTGCAATAAATTTTGTCCACGGCTAATCCATACTTGAATTCTTCTTCCGGATTTTACAACAGAGTGTTCTTTTGGATTTTGTAGCATAATTTGACCTTCCGGTAATTCAGAATATTGATCTCCCATTACTTTTATTTCTAAATCATTTTTAGAAAGTATTTTTTTTGCTTGTCTTTCAGAAAGTCCAACAACGTTGGGAACTTCATGTAAAAAGTCATGAAAATAATATCTGGTAAAGACTTTATAAGAAAAGAAAAGAAGGACTAGAAGTCCCAAATATAAAAAAATATTTTTTTTAAATTTCATTGAAATAAACTCCTCCATAAAAGATGAATTTTTCTTTCATTTATCATAACATACTTCCTTGAAAATATCAATAAATACTTGCTAAATACTAAATGAAATGATATGATTGAAAGAAAGGAAGAAGCTTTATTTTTAAGGAGGATATTGAGAGTGAATTATAGGATTGAAACTATGATAAATCGAGAAAGAGTAGAAGAAAGAATACGAGAACTCGCAAAGGAAATTGAAAGAGATTATAAAGATAGAAAAGAAGAAGTCATTTTTTTAGGGCTATTAAAAGGTTCTGTCATGTTTTTAAGTGATTTGATCAAAGAAACAAATTTGGATTTAAAAATTGATTTCATGAGTGTTTCCAGTTATGGAAGTGGAACAACTACGTCAGGAGTCGTTAAAATTTTAAAAGACACTGATTTTGATATGAAAGGGAAAAATCTTTTGATTGTAGAAGACATTATTGATACAGGATTGACTTTAAAATATGTGAAAGAATTTTTGTATGCAAAGGGAGCAGCAGAAATAAAAATTTGTACTTTATTGGATAAACCGGAAAGAAGAAAAGTCGAATTAAAGGGAGACTATGTTGGTTTTACAATTCCCGATGCCTTTGTTGTGGGATATGGACTGGATTATGATCAAAAGTATCGTAATTTACCATACGTTGGAATTGTTGTATTTGAAGAAAACTAGGAGTGTAGATGGCATTTCAACATAAGAAGAAATATGGACAAAATTTTTTAACAAGGCAGACGGAGATCTTGGCGAAAATTATGGAGGTTTCCGAAGTCAACTCTGAAGATTGTATTTTAGAGATAGGTCCTGGAGAAGGAGCGTTAACAGAGTTATTATTACAGGAAGCAAAATCTGTTCTCAATATTGAGATTGATGAAGATTTAAAGCCTATTTTACAGAAAAAATTCGGAAACATAGAAAAGTATCGTTTGGTTATGGGAGATGTTTTAGAGGTCAATTTTGCAGAGTATATGCAAGAACGAACAAAGGTAGTTGCAAATATCCCTTATTATATTACCTCTCCGATTATTCAAAAAATTATTGAAAATCGTTCTTTGATTCAAGCAGCTTTTTTGATGGTGCAAAAAGAGGTAGGAGAAAGAATTTGTGCTAAAAAAGGAAAAGAAAGAAGTGCTTTGACTCTTTCCGTAGAATATTTTGCGAAGCCGGAGTATTTATTCACGATTCCGAAAGAATACTTTACCCCAATTCCTAAGGTAGATTCCGCTTTTATCGGGATTCGAATGAAAAAGGAAGAGGAAATTGCGAAACAAGTTCCGGAAACGTTATTTTTTAAATATGTGAAAGCAGGATTTTTTAACAAAAGAAAGAATTTGGCAAATAATTTCTTGGCTTTAGGCTTTACAAAAGCAGAAATAAAAGAAAAATTAGCAACTCTTGGAATCTCAGAAACAGAAAGAGCTGAAAATTTATCTTTAGAGGATTGGTTTTCTGTGATAAAGGCTTTGGAAGGGAGTTCAGTTGGAAAAGAAAAGTTATGAATTTTTACTGAGAAGTAAAGTTGAGGATATTGATTTTATCAATAAAATTATGGAGGCTTATGAAGGAGCAGGAGTCGTTCGGACTTTAGATGCCAAAACAGGTCTAGTGAGTATTGTATTGACAGAAGAGTTTAAGGATTTTGTAAGAGAAATTCTAGAGGATTTGAGAAATAGATGGGTGTCTTTTGAACTACTTTCAGAAGGACCTTGGAGTGGGAGATTATAGGAGGAAAATATGGAACGATTAGAATATTTGATGAATTATATTATAAAAGAATTGGTGCAAGAGAAGGAAGAAGTAAGAGTGAGTTATGAGGTCATTGATTCTACGGTTACTTTCCAAATTCGAGTTGCAAAGGGAGAAATGGGGAAAATTATTGGAAAAAACGGCTTGACAGCGAATGCAATTCGAGGGGTTATGCAAGCGGCAGGAGTAAAAGATAAATTAAATGTCAATGTAGAATTTTTGGACTAAGGAGAGAGACATGAAACTCTTAACAGCAGGTAGAATTTTAGGAACACATCATCTTTTAGGAGCTGTCAAAGTAGTTTCCAGTTTGGAAGAACTTCCAAAATTATTGGGAAGTAAGTGTATGACTAAACTGGAAACAGGAGAAAATATCTTGTTAACTCCAACAAAAATTGAACATTTGGTAGGGGATAGCTGGGTGTTTCAATTTGAGGAAATTAAAAATAAGGCAGAAGCTTTGAAACTTCGGAATGCTCTCATAGAAGTTCGAAGAGATTTATTGGGCTATACGGAAGAAGATATTTTTCTAAGTGATTATATCGGGCTTCTTGCAAAAGAGGTAGAAACCAAAGAAGAAATAGGGAGAGTGGAAGAAATTTTTGAAACAGCAGCTCATCCTATTTTAGTGATTCAGTCAGAACATTATGAAACGATGGTTCCGGACACTCCTACTTTTGTAAAAGAAGTAAACTTTGAAACAGGAGAGATTTATATTGAATTGTTAGAAGGAATGAAAGAAGAGAAGAGGAAGTAGTATGAAAATAACAGTACTAACCTTATTTCCGGATTTTTTTT encodes:
- a CDS encoding DUF4911 domain-containing protein, whose translation is MEKKSYEFLLRSKVEDIDFINKIMEAYEGAGVVRTLDAKTGLVSIVLTEEFKDFVREILEDLRNRWVSFELLSEGPWSGRL
- the hpt gene encoding hypoxanthine phosphoribosyltransferase gives rise to the protein MNYRIETMINRERVEERIRELAKEIERDYKDRKEEVIFLGLLKGSVMFLSDLIKETNLDLKIDFMSVSSYGSGTTTSGVVKILKDTDFDMKGKNLLIVEDIIDTGLTLKYVKEFLYAKGAAEIKICTLLDKPERRKVELKGDYVGFTIPDAFVVGYGLDYDQKYRNLPYVGIVVFEEN
- a CDS encoding MarR family winged helix-turn-helix transcriptional regulator → MTVNFIKVNDLLEEFYKLFYKTEDMALKRGIKCLTHTELHIIESVGHESLTMNELAERLGITMGTATVAASKLSEKGFLNRERSQNDRRKVFVSLTDKGIKALAYHNSYHKMIMSSITENIKGKDLDHFITVFEDILEALRNKTDYFKPLPICDFEHGTKVSVVEIKGTPIVQNYFASEGIENFTVVITKKSSDKGTIILKKQDGTELKLDILDAKNLIGIKAD
- the rsmA gene encoding 16S rRNA (adenine(1518)-N(6)/adenine(1519)-N(6))-dimethyltransferase RsmA, whose translation is MAFQHKKKYGQNFLTRQTEILAKIMEVSEVNSEDCILEIGPGEGALTELLLQEAKSVLNIEIDEDLKPILQKKFGNIEKYRLVMGDVLEVNFAEYMQERTKVVANIPYYITSPIIQKIIENRSLIQAAFLMVQKEVGERICAKKGKERSALTLSVEYFAKPEYLFTIPKEYFTPIPKVDSAFIGIRMKKEEEIAKQVPETLFFKYVKAGFFNKRKNLANNFLALGFTKAEIKEKLATLGISETERAENLSLEDWFSVIKALEGSSVGKEKL
- a CDS encoding PASTA domain-containing protein translates to MKFKKNIFLYLGLLVLLFFSYKVFTRYYFHDFLHEVPNVVGLSERQAKKILSKNDLEIKVMGDQYSELPEGQIMLQNPKEHSVVKSGRRIQVWISRGQNLLQIPSLVGTNLLTAQSLVQQQGLIVDKITYIPKDLPYNEILATDPDLSQAIAKGSKISFLVSGSASSSDLNLKVPDIIGYPLEDAKFILESEQLLLGKIIRKASENTEPGFVIGTSIPAGRSVDLSTKIDLIVSE
- the rsgA gene encoding ribosome small subunit-dependent GTPase A, yielding MQGFYYVETEKSIIECKLRGILKKKENKHNCVVGDYVEISEENSIIEIYPRKNQLTRPVVANIDYLAIQFAAKNPILDFFRLHMLLLHSMYEKVCPCIIINKIDLLTEIELQDLQQQFHFLKDLSIPIFFISQKEQIGIEVLKEFFQNKITAIGGPSGVGKSSLINLLQEAKELETGEISKKLQRGKHTTRDTRLLALPQGGYIIDTPGFSSLELPLIENFEQLMKLFPEFEVGKPCKFGDCHHIHEPSCAVRKAVEDGKISQERYQFFTNIYHKLKTERWNYGN
- a CDS encoding Rqc2 family fibronectin-binding protein translates to MLYLDGISLSFLQKDIEEKLNKRKINRIFQNTDTSLSLHFGKQVLVLSCNPQLPICYVTEDKETVLEESVSSFLNTLRKHLMNSFLYQVEQVGWDRTLIFCFSKLTELGDYKQYFLIFELMGRNSNLFLCNQDYKILDLLKRFSLDEVQTRNLFPGAHYETLPSTKISPNEITGTTEKPYFQTVEGVGKLLSESLQNPEDLNLLVTGAPKIQLYRKNGNIVLLNFLGLVPKDYDEVLSFSDLQEAILFYFQEEKIFGTLVKLRKQLEAQLNKRKKKIEQILKKIALDEKSNEHFESWKEKGDILASCLFQLKKGQGSCEAFDFYHNEMITIPLDTRKTPKENLENYYKKYNKAKTTLVYAQKRKKEMEEELSYLESLFVFLASASEIEVLKGIEEECIQAGYSKVKPKKAYKKKKKIEKKYAVLEYPNYSLFYGRNHTENDFVSFQIADKEEYWFHAKNIPGSHVILRSFIPIEEEMIQKACQVAAFYSQANLGDKVLVDYTQKKYLKKPKDSKPGFVTYTHEKGIWVVKEKL
- the rpe gene encoding ribulose-phosphate 3-epimerase; this encodes MEIKIAPSILSSDFSRLGEEIVAIDQAKADYIHIDVMDGIFVPNLTFGPPIIKSIRKYTNLIFDVHLMIDKPERYIEDYVKAGADIITVHAESTIHLHRVIQQIKAFGVKAAVSLNPSTSEEVLKYVIQDLDMVLVMSVNPGFGGQKFIPAVVDKIKAIRAMREDIEIEVDGGITDATIQSCIEAGATTFVAGSYVFSGNYAERIANLKNKK
- the rimM gene encoding ribosome maturation factor RimM (Essential for efficient processing of 16S rRNA) produces the protein MKLLTAGRILGTHHLLGAVKVVSSLEELPKLLGSKCMTKLETGENILLTPTKIEHLVGDSWVFQFEEIKNKAEALKLRNALIEVRRDLLGYTEEDIFLSDYIGLLAKEVETKEEIGRVEEIFETAAHPILVIQSEHYETMVPDTPTFVKEVNFETGEIYIELLEGMKEEKRK
- a CDS encoding KH domain-containing protein, giving the protein MERLEYLMNYIIKELVQEKEEVRVSYEVIDSTVTFQIRVAKGEMGKIIGKNGLTANAIRGVMQAAGVKDKLNVNVEFLD